Within the Phycodurus eques isolate BA_2022a chromosome 15, UOR_Pequ_1.1, whole genome shotgun sequence genome, the region ccctttaaattaaaataaacagttaaaGAGACAAACACTACTATCCAGAGAAAATATGTCGcatttgaatgttatttttttccagggttttttttttttcccctcaaaaaataaataaaattgtgtttaatAAAATTATTCCTGGGGGAAATTACACTGTCAAcgcttgctttttttatttgaataatttttttcattttagtcaaagctgtattttatttccttttttccaagaaaaataacctatattttacaaattacttttttttttttatgtttaaagaAATACTCAATTACTACAATTTATATagggtttttgttttcaacataAAAGTTGGTTGGAAAAAAATCCTAATGTTGAGAAggtgttaaaatatatttttcttccaggaaaaaaatggatcatgcatattttcacatttttataccaccccccaaaaaaaatcaaattttcgggggagacattttttctttatttgtttttgaagtgGAATTTAGTGAGCGGAGCTTTCCGTACCTGATGAAGGTTCGGAAGGCGGTGGGCCCGAGGCGCATGTTCCCTTTGACGCCGAGGAAGCGGATGAAGAGGGCGGCGATGCGCTCCACCAGCCGAAGGTAGTTGAACTGCCGGCTGTACTTGGGGTACACCTGCTTCAGGCACGGCGAGGGCATGGCGTCGGGACGCGTCCTGACGTGGGCGTCACCCGCGGCCTCCTCCACGCCCACCGACTTCCACTGGGAACTTTCAACGCATGCCGAAATGTGAATTCATATgcaaaatgcttttattttatttttatttttttgtgtgtgggggggcaaCATGGATTTACATACTGTTAGTCACCCACCCaacgttttcagacccccttaaattgttcactctttgttatattgcaggcatttgtTGAACTCATCCGtttattattttcctcattaatgtacacacagcaccccatattgacaggaaaaaaacttaattgttggcatttttgctgatttattaaaaaaagaaaagctgaaatatcacagcgccataagtattcagaccctttgctgtgagacTCATATTGAACTCAGGTGctgcccatttcttctgatcatccttgagatggttctacaccttcatgggagtccagctgtgtaaaaatgtcaacaattccagttttttttttctgtcaatatggggtgctctgtgtacattaatgtggaaaaaaataaacaaatgattttagcaaatggctgcaatatttaaaaaaaaagagtgaaaaaattaaggtgctttgaatactttccgtacccactgtatttctgagaaaagttgtaattgtatgcaattaaagttgtattttttgagGAAACGTGACGATTTTCTTTGAAGGTCGCATTTTTGAGGGAAAATAGTGGCTTAAAAATGTCGTATGAACACTTTATTTGTTTAAGAAAaaggcacatttttaaaaaaaaattgtaaatgatACAATTACTCATTGCAGTCCTGTGCtatttatttcaagaaaataatgtataatttcATATGGATAAAAAGTAATCACTTTCTTATTTTCCAAAAAGACATctttaaggattttttttttttttagataattaTTAAACAAGAAAGTTATCGTgtaaatagtcatatttttcaagagaaaaaaaatatttttaggagatttaaaaaaaaaaaaaatgttaaatttttttttctagaaaaacaaaacaaaaaggcgcAACCTTTTATTAatgaataattgtatttttagacAACAGGgtgttgttggtttttcttgtaaaacgtttgatttttccaaacaaaaaaaatctgctattaaaatgatatatttcacaaagggaaaacacaaaataaaaacaaaaaatatagagACACTCGACAGCGAGTACGACGTACGAAGACGCTTTCTTGAGTCCGGGGTCCACCAGGCGTAGCGTGTCCCTGATCACGCCCACTTTCACCTCCTCGTCCACCGGACTGGGAACGCATTCGAATACTCTCGGCGCCACCtgcaacacagacacacatttgaaaggaaggaggatgaggatgataagaggaggaggaggaggaggaggaggaggaggggtgcCGCTTCCGTACCTCTTGCTCGTGCTCGATCCGCATGCTGGGGTTGGAGTTGACCTCCAGAAGGACGGGCTTCAGGTTCTTCATCAGGAGGATATCGAAACCTAAGATCTGACAACAAATGTTCACCCAAACGTTGttagatttgtttatttttttggggggggggacggggggacgACACTGACCCCTACAGGTGGTTTGCAAATACTGCAGGAATTCGTGAATTCTTGCAATCTTTCAATCagaatatatagatatatagatatttttattattattatttattatgtaaTTGTTTTAGGAAGATagtgtttttttaagaaaacaaattttgcatagtcatattttttacaaaattttattttgagtaTACATTTGAGAAACTTTCaggagaaatatatttttaagggtCAAAAGTATTTAATAATTggataaaagttttttttactttacccAGAATTtacgggtgtttttttttttttttttttttttggtggtgttgttgttttgaaaaacacaaaaagttttcaattcttttggcaaaaataaaataaaaatctgaaaaaaggTTTTGGGATAAAAGGTTGTATATTTACAAGAATGTGCGTTGTTATATattgatatactgtagatatttttaaaaagaaattcattTATGGGGATTAAAAGTGAAATTTCTTTTGAGAAAAGTATTTTTAggaatatttttgggggagaaaaaaaacaacaaagttggtAACAAACAAAGGTATTTGTTGACGGGGtacattgttatgtttttatgagAACAAAGTAGTTTTTTTCCAAAGGTCCATCTTCAGAAAGTTTTCATCTGAGGCAAAAAGTTGAATtcctttgggaaaaaaaaaaaaggttgtgtttttgaatgatttatttctgcatttatttattcgttccaataaaaataatatttgaagaAAGCGTGCggttgtaagtcaaggtactggTGAACTGAGGCGTTATTTTGAGGATGCGGAGACCAAGCGAAGGAGTCACCTGGAAGCAGGAGGGTCCGGGCTTCCCCGGCGGGATGTCGGCCTGGTAGTAAACTTTGAGCTGAGGCGCCACGGCGACGACGGTCTTGATGACCAGCGCGATGATGTCCGACCAAAGCCGCTTGACGTCCACGCCCTTTGCGGCCAGCCGGCGGAGCACGCTGGACAGCGTGCGCTTGCTGCCCGTGCTCTGGCTTTCCGAGTGCACGAAGTTGCCGCTGTGCACGTTGAGCGAGTAGTTGGTCAGGTGCATGAAGACGTGGCCCAGGTTCTTCTGGCTCGGCTCCTGATGCACGACAGCGTAGGGGGTGAGAGTTAGCGTTTCAGAAGTGCGTCGGAGCAGGCCACAAAAATGCCTTGGATCAAGACTTTGGGAAAACGACGCTCAGTTAGGTTTAGGGATTGATTCATCCAAACtgcaaattcacacttttttttggaggggcggggcggggggggggggacctatACTTTGTCATTTGCTGCAAATCGCTTCCATTCACtgcttttgtgctcaggccaaagcagtTCCGttttactttggcgccatctcgtggcatcttggtgctgtTGTTGGGTTTATTTTAGGGCCGCCAGCAACcatcattttaataatcgattcatCTGTCGATTATATTTTCCATCCACTGATGCAGCTGCTGTTATTTCCTAACATTTATTGTTGCATTTACgaacctattttttttttggggggggggggggggggtctcaagTATTTGCAGATATTTTGCTATTTGAGACAGGACTGCTCTTATAAAGTCGATTGGAAGAGCTGTGTTTAAAcgaaataaaaaacatgtattgtatttttcaagaaaaaaataaaaactcaaaatttgaagagaaatgtagttttttttttttttttttttttttttttaaaaggcataaaattgttaattttgctgtttttttaaaaagaaaattatgaaAGTGGCACATTTTTTCAAGGGAAAAATAGCcctaaaataaatcaacaaaaacttaaaaaaaaaaaatattctcatgAGAATAGTATTTTACCAAGACACAAAAAGTGaagattgtgaaaaaaatacatcgaCGAATAATGCCAGTATAATCTTTTGAGAAtagtcatatttggaaaaaaaaacaatttctacTTTTATATcatataatttataatttatacTTTTCAAGTTAATCAagatttattttgtacaatAGTCATACGTTGTGTTTGAAAAACGTCAGAACATtggaaaagtaatgaaaaacatttgcacatttggagattttttttttattgtgtttttttcttagtgatcttttaaacaaaaaaagtttattatTTGCAACGGTGTGTCATGTTTTGAGAAAAAGTCGTAATCTTCCATCATatgaattgtccaaaaataCCAGGGGAAAAgatatttcccccccaaaaaagtaggaatttaaaaataaatacaaatgttttttcagGAAAAGGCTTAGTGTCAAGAGAACAAagtatatttttcaattattcagacaaatgttttgggtttttaaaaaaaaaagggggggggggggtcagtatTAGTGCACTCAATTGGACGAGGAAGGAAAATTCAAGAAAACGAATGACGTACGGTGGCCCAAAGGGGTCAAAAAGTCTCAATACTGAACTCGTAAACGCAGGGTAGCAGTAAAGGTCCAGAAATATTCGACGCGGCCATTGCTCTCACGGCGTCCGCCAATGTTGCGACGGACGGACTACATTTTAGCGGCGACGCGGTTTCCGGCGCGGCTACCTGGTAGGGCTCGGTGCAGAAGCGCGTCAGGCCCTCCTTGGCGATGTAGATCTCCAGCGGCTCCAGCGACTTGAGCAGCACGTAGAGGCGGATGTCGAACTTGAGCTTGTCCACCAGCAGCGGTTTGCGGATGTACTCCTGCACCACGGCCTGCCGGGCCTGCGCGCCCGCCGCCCTCAGCTCGGCGGGGTCGCGGATGAGGTAGATGCCTTCGCCCTGAGAGCCGCCGTCGGGCTTGACGATGAACGTGGGGTCGAGCGTCTCGTCGCTCTCCTTCACCGTGCGGATCTGACAACGGCCGAAAAGAAAAACGCCGCTCAAGCCGTGCGTCTTTCCGTTCTTTCCGTTTTTCAGTTGGCAACGAAAACGCACGCCACAATCGGATGCGTGGATGAGTGCGAGGGACAAGTTCCCGTTTTCAAATGAGgtcgagtcaaaataaaacctcaTCCGACATGTAAAAAGTCAagcaaagtacagtacattacgACTGCGTTTCTTTCCACCGGGGGCCAAAGGTCAAATGAAAATCGCGCGGCCGCTCTGCGGGGAAATAGGAAGCGCCGCTGCCCCCTGTTGCACAGGCTGCGGTGCTGCATTCCAATCTTGCACACCGTAACAAAcaagtgtctgtctgtctagtCTTTCATTTGAACTGCATTTTTTAAGTTAACTTAATTTTAACTTTCATGAGTTGATGCCATAAACGCTGTGAGCCATTCGACCGAGCATAAATCAGACACCATATTTCCATTGTAAATTCTTTTACATCATTAGCTTCAGCAGCTTATTTGTCGATATTAATGGgaatactttttcaagaaaaggcacagaattgttttgtatttcaatacACTGTTTAGTCTTAAGAGAATACAATTGGGTTTCCCctagaaaaaacatttgtccaAAAAACAGCTATCGTTACAAAataatcatgtatttttttcccattcaggcaaaaaaaaaaattgtttcttctaaaaaataaaaaaaattaaaaagtattgtttccaagaaatttttttttttttttttaataaaatctgtttttttcaaGGCTGAAGCTCTACTTTtctaagggaaaaaaaacaaagattgatcatttttttaacaaaaatcagAAAAACGGTGCCATTTTATGATAAAGCCATGTTTTGTCCCattttttgaaataatgttagtcatattttggaggaaaaaacaaatatttcagaaaaaaagttttgtgcGAGAATAAAGCttcattttctgagaaaaagaataataaaattcagaaaaatatattttttacaaaacaaaagtttcAAGTGGGGTAAATTTTAGGAAAATTaagttgtttttgtcttgatttttaTCTTCTGGAAACAAGTAAATCTTATTAtttttacccaaaaaaaaataaattcctgaAAAACAAAGTATTGTTCAAGACTAAAGTTGCATttatgagggagaaaaaaaagtcatataaaatgctttaatttcattgtcatttctaatttgatattttacattgattttatttgaatctCAATTACTCAGAATTGCAAACTGGGATGAATTCGTCTTTTAAGGGCTACCTAGAAATGATCTTAAAATGGCGTCTTCCATGAATTTTTGATCATGGGAATGTTCTCAAAACCGCGTTCTTTTGCGCCCACCTGCGTGGCGAACTGCTGGTACTCGTCGGGCAGGATCCAGGACCGCGGATAAAAATCGTACTCCACGGGGAACAACTCCTGCATAATGCGCACCGCTCGGCTCAGGTTGATCTTCCGCGACATTTCCAGCATTCCTGTCGAGCGGCCGAGAGTTAAGACGGacgcttcaaaaaaaaaaaaaaaaataataataataatccaagcCGAGGGCGGCGGCGAAGTACCTGGGAACTTGTTGACCTGGCCTGATGTGATGTTCTCATTGTCGTGGAAGGAGACGCCGTGCCAGTAGATGTCACATGGTGCTCGTCTTCCTGTGGGAATCTGCGGGTACGAATGGAGGGTGGTGGGCACATGGGGGGGGCGTATTTAGAACAGTCAAGCACAAAACGTGCTCATGTCTATCAGAGAGCTGCGGGATTAATGCATTAGCTTCTTCTTTTGGAAGGATAATCTTGATTAACTGTAGCTAGGGCATGTTACGTCGCGTGAAAGTGAGACCATACAGTGCAAAGATCTTTTGACCATAAGGCACAGTACTTCTAATTAACAATTATTAGGCACCTTCATCATGAgcccaccccaaaaaagaaaaagaaaaaagaaaaaaatcaataaaatattgaGAATGAAAATTGAAAATATCGGCATCCTGCACCAGTGTGTCAGATTAACACGAAATCCAGCAAGAATCTTCCTCATGACAGgatgcacataaaaacaaaaacaaaaacacctatACAGATTCATTTTTCAACAATTTATAGTTATGAGAACATATTTTCATTGTGCCAAACGTCACACTTCCTGGAGTGTTAGCAAATATTTGCAGCCAGCACCAGTGTGTCCAATTAACACGAAATCCGGCACACATCGTCTGCTGACGGGATCCACAAAAAGAACAGAACTACAActagagttgttgttttttttattcttgaaatatattttagcgcATTTCATATTTCTCATCATGTATTTTAGATGTGCCAGACATGACTCAGGTTAGAAAATATGACCAACCGGCACCAGTGCGCCAAATTAAAACTAAATCCGGCACCTTCGGCATGACGGGACGCACGGAAAATTGATCAATAAAGTGCctgtaaaaatgtcttttttctctttttttaaaaagactacGTTCGTATAACATATTTTTAGACTCAATTTCGCTAGCAATGCATCCGGCACCAATGTGTCCATTAGCATTTGCATCTTCCTGATGACAGGATGCAAGAAAACCAATGAAGACCTTTTTAAGCATGAAATCTGGCTcacaaaaatattactttttccccccccgaaTTTATACcatattctcataatattacaactgttccccccccccaaattgttACTTTtaagcgaaaaaaaaaatgtagaagattttattttagtaaGCTCCTGGACGCAACTTGGTCGTGACACCTGCCTGTTAGAAAATAAGTtacttgttttttattgttgttgttttttttacataagattctttttaaaaaaagaacatcaacaacaacaacattatacTCATGAGATTCCAActcgatggaaaaaaaatgtggcttTGTTTTCGAGGTTCTGGACGCACTAATAGCAACAGCACCAATGTGTCCGATTAACATGAAATCTGGCATATATGTTCTTCATGACAAGACATAcaaaaatggatttaaaaaatatacatatactgttAAACATAGATGTAGTTGGCCATTTTGTATTGAAGTTGCCATTCTGGGGAGGATGTTGGCCATTTCTAGGCGGTTCTGTTCTGTGCTTCGTGGCGCCACAAGAGCTTACTATTGGACATCTTGCACTCGGCCGTGTGGCCACTCTGGCCACGGGCCACCTGGACTTTAACGCGAGGATGATCCCTGACAGAATTATAGAAGCGCATCCCATTAGCGAGTCAACATGCAAGCGTGTTGGAGAGGGAGGGCGGCCGCAGTATCGAtgtctgggggggaaaaaaattatcatcCAAACACTGCATACGAGTCCggtcaaaaaaagttattaagTTCCTAATGGAAAATTTGTTGCGGACTTGAGCATCAAAACTAAGAATTTATCCCAACTTGTTTTGAcataatattatgacattattttctctctcaaaaaaaaaaaatcacctgtcATTGTCGTAATATGACTTTTGTTcctgattattatgattattatttttaatctgaaaataatctatttttgcaatattaaaaatatgactttattctcattacattaacattttattcTGGTATATTTTTATGTACTGTTTAACACtctcagaaatgtatttttttcattgggtGACTTTTTtcacaaagaaatgaaaataattatgcTATTATGataacaatgacattttttctggaaaaatacaacTCGCTCTTTATTGTCGTTACATTCTATCTTCTTATTATggcattatttttaattactaCTTTAAGTTCAttatatgtttttgtattcaaaaacaaattaaaacaccccgaagaataaaaatgtattcttttacaattacaatttcattttgtcataaaGACACATTTACTCTTgtgaaatcactttttttttttttttttttctatttcattcCAGAATTgcttttacatttaatattgaCACAATCCGACATAAAATAAATCCTGTACATGGCGCTGACAC harbors:
- the ttll11 gene encoding tubulin polyglutamylase TTLL11 isoform X1, which translates into the protein MSDRHGGTEVVEGGGENHDECFVPLSPVLLDASGVPALECRNTGTEGVEVGKNLNQQQVPVKGTGKVVGGRWEENGNYSRGIHAPEDGGTLGKKRRPVTVDTSKAKTSLEGLKISIRQLKWREIPTGRRAPCDIYWHGVSFHDNENITSGQVNKFPGMLEMSRKINLSRAVRIMQELFPVEYDFYPRSWILPDEYQQFATQIRTVKESDETLDPTFIVKPDGGSQGEGIYLIRDPAELRAAGAQARQAVVQEYIRKPLLVDKLKFDIRLYVLLKSLEPLEIYIAKEGLTRFCTEPYQEPSQKNLGHVFMHLTNYSLNVHSGNFVHSESQSTGSKRTLSSVLRRLAAKGVDVKRLWSDIIALVIKTVVAVAPQLKVYYQADIPPGKPGPSCFQILGFDILLMKNLKPVLLEVNSNPSMRIEHEQEVAPRVFECVPSPVDEEVKVGVIRDTLRLVDPGLKKASSSQWKSVGVEEAAGDAHVRTRPDAMPSPCLKQVYPKYSRQFNYLRLVERIAALFIRFLGVKGNMRLGPTAFRTFIRNCKLSSSNFTMASVDILYIDIVRRWSGALPDSREAGMGLQAFVEAFFYLAARRFKSQTPREQAASLLDLCEAQLESQTPGPEERRSSSCSRAASRGATGAPKHQAHARQPGPPSPAGAPLPRRASSQDCRRAKPRSREAHAEN
- the ttll11 gene encoding tubulin polyglutamylase TTLL11 isoform X4; the protein is MRTSHQARSTSSQIRTVKESDETLDPTFIVKPDGGSQGEGIYLIRDPAELRAAGAQARQAVVQEYIRKPLLVDKLKFDIRLYVLLKSLEPLEIYIAKEGLTRFCTEPYQEPSQKNLGHVFMHLTNYSLNVHSGNFVHSESQSTGSKRTLSSVLRRLAAKGVDVKRLWSDIIALVIKTVVAVAPQLKVYYQADIPPGKPGPSCFQILGFDILLMKNLKPVLLEVNSNPSMRIEHEQEVAPRVFECVPSPVDEEVKVGVIRDTLRLVDPGLKKASSSQWKSVGVEEAAGDAHVRTRPDAMPSPCLKQVYPKYSRQFNYLRLVERIAALFIRFLGVKGNMRLGPTAFRTFIRNCKLSSSNFTMASVDILYIDIVRRWSGALPDSREAGMGLQAFVEAFFYLAARRFKSQTPREQAASLLDLCEAQLESQTPGPEERRSSSCSRAASRGATGAPKHQAHARQPGPPSPAGAPLPRRASSQDCRRAKPRSREAHAEN
- the ttll11 gene encoding tubulin polyglutamylase TTLL11 isoform X3; this encodes MSDRHGGTEVVEGGGENHDECFVPLSPVLLDASGVPALECRNTGTEGVEVGKNLNQQQVPVKGTGKVVGGRWEENGNYSRGIHAPEDGGTLGKKRRPVTVDTSKAKTSLEGLKISIRQLKWREIPTGRRAPCDIYWHGVSFHDNENITSGQVNKFPDPHGEGERRDARPHVHRQARRRLSGRRHLPHPRPRRAEGGGRAGPAGRGAGVHPQTAAGGQAQVRHPPLRAAQVAGAAGDLHRQGGPDALLHRALPGAEPEEPGPRLHAPDQLLAQRAQRQLRALGKPEHGQQAHAVQRAPPAGRKGRGRQAALVGHHRAGHQDRRRRGASAQSLLPGRHPAGEARTLLLPDLRFRYPPDEEPEARPSGGQLQPQHADRARARGGAESIRMRSQSGGRGGESGRDQGHATPGGPRTQESVFKLQAEQQQLHHGVGGHPLHRHRAPLVRSLARLSGSGHGLTGLCGGLLLPGRSQVQVPDAPGAGGVPPGSVRGSAGVSDAGPRGAPLVELQSGGVPRGHGCPQAPGPRPTAWAALARGRTSAAPGFQPGLPQSQASLARGSR
- the ttll11 gene encoding tubulin polyglutamylase TTLL11 isoform X2; the encoded protein is MSDRHGGTEVVEGGGENHDECFVPLSPVLLDASGVPALECRNTGTEGVEVGKNLNQQQVPVKGTGKVVGGRWEENGNYSRGIHAPEDGGTLGKKRRPVTVDTSKAKTSLEGLKISIRQLKWREIPTGRRAPCDIYWHGVSFHDNENITSGQVNKFPGMLEMSRKINLSRAVRIMQELFPVEYDFYPRSWILPDEYQQFATQIRTVKESDETLDPTFIVKPDGGSQGEGIYLIRDPAELRAAGAQARQAVVQEYIRKPLLVDKLKFDIRLYVLLKSLEPLEIYIAKEGLTRFCTEPYQEPSQKNLGHVFMHLTNYSLNVHSGNFVHSESQSTGSKRTLSSVLRRLAAKGVDVKRLWSDIIALVIKTVVAVAPQLKVYYQADIPPGKPGPSCFQILGFDILLMKNLKPVLLEVNSNPSMRIEHEQEVAPRVFECVPSPVDEEVKVGVIRDTLRLVDPGLKKASSNCKLSSSNFTMASVDILYIDIVRRWSGALPDSREAGMGLQAFVEAFFYLAARRFKSQTPREQAASLLDLCEAQLESQTPGPEERRSSSCSRAASRGATGAPKHQAHARQPGPPSPAGAPLPRRASSQDCRRAKPRSREAHAEN